GCCCCCCCGGTGGGCTGCGAGGCGGTCGAAGCACGCGGCGGAGAGGCAGGAGTGGTTCGGCAGGATCCGAAGGCGGGACCCGGGCGGAAAGGCCGCGACCGATCCGGGAGGACCTTCGATCCGGCCGTGCTCCTGGCTGAGGGCGGCGACGCGCAGGTCCGCCAGGGGCCTCCCCTCCAGGTCGCAGGGGATCCCGAAGCCGACGTCGGGACGGATGTGGGCGGCGCCGGGGTCCTTGGAGAGGGCCAGGGCGCCGGCGTCCACCACGAGGCAGGCCCGCTCTGGATAACAGCCCACCACCGTCGTCAGGACGCTGTAGGCCACCCTGTCCGGCTCGCAGACGTCCAGGGCGGCCTGAAAGGCGTCGAAGAAAACGTAGTTTCCGGGCCGGGCCTCCGTCACGCCCTCGAGGTGATCCGCCGCGGCGAAGGTCGGAGTGCTTCCCACGCTCACTTCGCGAACCTCGATCCCCCGATCCCGAAGCCTTGCCGCGAAGCCCGACAGAACGTCCCGCTCCGCCCGCGCCGCCTCCAGCACCTCCTGGCGGGTCCGGGCCGAGTAG
This portion of the Acidobacteriota bacterium genome encodes:
- a CDS encoding alanine racemase is translated as MRISGLNTPAALVDLDRLEANAAWALQRARELGVRLRPHVKTHKCLEIARIQCGGWPGPITVSTLAEARAFASEGFRDITYAVPLAPQRFGDAADLTRDLDRFRCLVDSEEAANALEAFGAVQGVRFAVLLKVDCGYHRAGVDPSGEEGPALAARMAASPHLDFAGVLTHAGQAYSARTRQEVLEAARAERDVLSGFAARLRDRGIEVREVSVGSTPTFAAADHLEGVTEARPGNYVFFDAFQAALDVCEPDRVAYSVLTTVVGCYPERACLVVDAGALALSKDPGAAHIRPDVGFGIPCDLEGRPLADLRVAALSQEHGRIEGPPGSVAAFPPGSRLRILPNHSCLSAACFDRLAAHRGGEVVAEWRTHRGW